A DNA window from Anastrepha ludens isolate Willacy chromosome 6, idAnaLude1.1, whole genome shotgun sequence contains the following coding sequences:
- the LOC128867114 gene encoding mucin-2-like encodes MSPINWLLLVLAVAPQIFAEVAPDCSLLRNNEIVPDCYNCQRYYICTRGRAVSHRCRRGLNFDSKTNACTSPELANCYVTREHKPDPYDESYSAEIYEPSCETTPSPCETTTPPCETTTPPCRTTAPPCKTTTPPCETTRPPCEKTTPPCEITTPCPCKTAAPTTTSCKTTTPPCETTTPPCEITTPCPCKTAAPTTTSCKTTTPPCETTPPPCKTTTPPCETTTPPCKTTTPPCEITTSCPCKKTTPPCKTTTPCPCKIVTPSTTSCEETTKSITTKAPTTTVTTTTCETTTKTTTKSTTTKAPTTTETTTTCETTTKITTKSTTTKAPTTTATTTTKTTTTKTPTTTETTTTCETTTKTTTKSTTTKAPTTTATTTTCETTTKTTTKSTTTKAPTTTETTTTCETTTKTTTKSTTTKAPTTTATTTTCETTTKTTTKSTATTKTTTTAKKTTKICETTTPPCKTTTPPCETTTPCPCKIVTPSTTSCEETTKSTTTKAPTTTATTTTKTTTTKTPTTTATTTTCETTTKTTTKSTTTKAPTTTETTATCETTTKTTTKSTTTKAPTTTATTTTCETTTKTTTKSTTTKAPTTTATTTTCETTTKTTTKSTATTKTTTTAKKTTKICETTTPPYKTTTPPCETTTPCPCKIVTPSTTSCEETTKSTTTKAPTTTETTTTCETTTKTTTKSTTTKAPTTTETTTTCETTTKTTTKSTTTKAPTTTATTTTCETTTKTTTKSTATTKTTTTAKKTTKICETTTPPCKTTTPPCETTTPPCETTTPPCKTTRPPCETTTPPCEITTPCPCKTAAPTTTSCKPTTPPCETTTPPCETTTPPCKTTTPPCETTTPPCETTRPPCETTTPPCEITTPCPCKTAAPTTSGCETATPPCKTTTPPCETTTPPCKPTTPPCETTTPPCKPTTPPCEITTPPCETTRPRCETTTPPCEATKPPCKTTTPPCKTTSCPCETTTSPCPEVLTDYDYNNSGHIVRVRNSSRDCVNLPDNTFLVHRRLCSRFYVCQNGAVQPLRCPLGFWFDRELETCRPRREVTNCR; translated from the exons ATGAGTCCAA TAAACTGGTTACTGCTAGTCCTTGCTGTGGCTCCCCAAATATTTGCCGAAGTGGCTCCCGACTGTTCGCTCTTGCGTAATAATGAAATCGTGCCAGACTGTTATAATTGTCAGCGTTATTACATCTGTACAAGGGGTAGAGCCGTGTCACATAGATGCCGACGAGGATTAAATTTTGATTCTAAAACGAACGCCTGCACATCTCCTGAACTTGCAAACTGTTATGTGACTCGGGAGCATAAACCCGATCCGTATGACGAGTCTTATTCAGCTGAAATCTATGAACCATCTTGTGAAACCACACCATCACCATGTGAAACAACAACACCCCCCTGTGAAACAACAACCCCACCCTGTAGAACAACAGCTCCACCatgtaaaacaacaacaccaccaTGTGAAACAACAAGACCACCATGTGAAAAAACAACCCCCCCCTGTGAAATAACCACACCATGTCCTTGTAAAACAGCAGCACCAACCACTACAAGCtgtaaaacaacaacaccaccaTGTGAAACAACAACACCCCCCTGTGAAATAACCACACCATGTCCTTGTAAAACAGCAGCACCAACCACTACAAGCtgtaaaacaacaacaccaccaTGTGAAACAACACCTCCACCatgtaaaacaacaacaccaccCTGCGAAACAACAACCCCACCCtgtaaaacaacaacacccCCCTGTGAAATAACCACATCATGTCCTTGTAAAAAAACAACTCCACCATGTAAAACAACAACCCCATGTCCTTGTAAAATAGTTACACCATCCACTACAAGCTGTGAAGAAACTACCAAGTCAATAACAACTAAGGCACCAACGACTACTGTGACAACTACAACctgtgaaacaacaacaaagacaacTACCAAGTCAACAACAACTAAGGCACCAACGACTACTGAGACAACTACAAC ctgtgaaacaacaacaaagataaCTACCAAGTCAACAACAACTAAGGCACCAACGACTACTGCGACAACTACAACAAAGACAACTACTACGAAGACACCAACGACTACGGAGACAACTACAACctgtgaaacaacaacaaagacaacTACCAAGTCAACAACAACTAAGGCACCAACGACTACTGCGACAACTACAACctgtgaaacaacaacaaagacaacTACCAAGTCAACAACAACTAAGGCACCAACGACTACTGAGACAACTACAACctgtgaaacaacaacaaagacaacTACCAAGTCAACAACAACTAAGGCACCAACGACTACTGCGACAACTACAACctgtgaaacaacaacaaagacaacTACCAagtcaacagcaacaacaaaaacgacaACAACTGCTAAGAAAACAACTAAAATCTGTGAAACAACAACTCCACCatgtaaaacaacaacaccaccaTGTGAAACAACAACCCCATGTCCTTGTAAAATAGTTACACCATCCACTACAAGCTGTGAAGAAACTACCAAGTCAACAACAACTAAGGCACCAACGACTACTGCGACAACTACAACAAAGACAACTACTACGAAGACACCAACGACTACTGCGACAACTACAACctgtgaaacaacaacaaagacaacTACCAAGTCAACAACAACTAAGGCACCAACGACTACTGAGACAACTGCAACctgtgaaacaacaacaaagacaacTACCAAGTCAACAACAACTAAGGCACCAACGACTACTGCGACAACTACAACctgtgaaacaacaacaaagacaacTACCAAGTCAACAACAACTAAGGCACCAACGACTACTGCGACAACTACAACctgtgaaacaacaacaaagacaacTACCAagtcaacagcaacaacaaaaacgacaACAACTGCTAAGAAAACAACTAAAATCTGTGAAACAACAACTCCACCatataaaacaacaacacctCCATGTGAAACAACAACCCCATGTCCTTGTAAAATAGTTACACCATCCACTACAAGCTGTGAAGAAACTACCAAGTCAACAACAACTAAGGCACCAACGACTACTGAGACAACTACAACctgtgaaacaacaacaaagacaacTACCAAGTCAACAACAACTAAGGCACCAACGACTACTGAGACAACTACAACctgtgaaacaacaacaaagacaacTACCAAGTCAACAACAACTAAGGCACCAACAACTACTGCGACAACTACAACctgtgaaacaacaacaaagacaacTACCAagtcaacagcaacaacaaaaacgacaACAACTGCTAAGAAAACAACTAAAATCTGTGAAACAACAACTCCACCatgtaaaacaacaacaccaccaTGTGAAACTACAACCCCACCATGTGAAACAACAACTCCACCCTGTAAAACAACAAGACCACCATGTGAAACAACAACACCCCCCTGTGAAATAACCACACCATGTCCTTGTAAAACAGCAGCACCAACCACTACAAGCTGTAAACCAACAACCCCACCATGTGAAACAACAACCCCACCCTGTGAAACAACAACCCCTCCCtgtaaaacaacaacaccaccGTGTGAAACAACAACCCCACCATGTGAAACAACAAGACCACCATGTGAAACAACAACACCCCCCTGTGAAATAACCACACCATGTCCCTGTAAAACAGCAGCACCAACCACTTCAGGCTGTGAAACAGCAACCCCACCatgtaaaacaacaacaccaccCTGTGAAACAACAACCCCTCCCTGTAAACCAACAACCCCACCATGTGAAACAACAACCCCACCCTGTAAACCAACAACCCCACCATGTGAAATAACAACACCACCCTGTGAAACAACAAGACCACGATGTGAAACAACAACACCCCCCTGTGAAGCAACAAAACCACCATGTAAAACAACAACCCCACCCTGTAAAACAACATCCTGTCCCTGTGAAACAACAACCTCACCTTGTCCAGAAGTATTGACTGATTACGACTATAACAACAGTGGGCATATTGTTCGAGTGAGAAACTCTTCAAGGGATTGTGTTAACTTGCCTGATAACACCTTCCTGGTACACCGTAGACTTTGTTCCCGCTTCTATGTATGCCAGAACGGGGCTGTGCAGCCTTTGAGATGTCCACTTGGATTTTGGTTTGATCGAGAGTTGGAGACGTGCCGACCTCGCCGAGAAGTAACAAATTGCCGATAG